Proteins found in one Candidatus Latescibacterota bacterium genomic segment:
- the aspS gene encoding aspartate--tRNA ligase, translated as MDGPKIYHMGNDWKRSHRCGELGPGLEGGEVTVAGWVRKVREFGELTFLDLWDRTGLVQAVVEADTPELHGLIRSLRAEDVIALKGKIRLRPADMVNRDMATGEIEIEASAVEVFNRSKVPPFNVSDKGKANDDLRLRYRYLDLRRDSMQRKLQLRHELVLAVREHLSKKGFLEIETPMLVRRTPEGARDYLVPSRLHEGKFYALPQSPQLYKQILMVSGVDRYFQLARCLRDEDLRADRQPEHTQIDIEMSFISEDDIFALAEILVRDVFSKTMGVELEIPFARIDYDEAMVRYGTDKPDLRFDLEISDCSDMFRESEFNAFSSVIEDGGVVRAISFEKGVDFSNSQIKKLEKSVKETGARGLAWIKLGRDSVD; from the coding sequence GTGGATGGACCAAAAATCTATCATATGGGAAACGACTGGAAGCGTTCCCACAGATGTGGAGAACTTGGACCCGGCCTTGAGGGTGGAGAAGTGACTGTGGCCGGTTGGGTAAGGAAAGTGAGAGAATTCGGAGAACTTACTTTTCTCGATCTATGGGACAGGACTGGCCTTGTCCAGGCTGTAGTCGAAGCCGACACTCCTGAACTCCATGGATTGATCCGGTCTTTGAGAGCGGAGGATGTCATTGCCCTGAAGGGGAAGATAAGACTCAGGCCTGCTGATATGGTGAACCGCGACATGGCCACCGGTGAGATTGAGATCGAGGCTTCAGCGGTGGAAGTATTCAACAGAAGCAAGGTGCCTCCATTCAATGTCTCGGACAAGGGAAAGGCTAACGATGATCTCAGGCTCAGGTACAGGTATCTCGACCTGAGACGGGACTCTATGCAGCGTAAACTCCAATTGAGGCATGAACTCGTTCTCGCCGTCAGGGAGCATCTTTCCAAAAAGGGATTTCTTGAGATCGAGACTCCCATGCTGGTCCGGAGGACGCCTGAAGGAGCCCGCGATTACCTCGTTCCGTCAAGATTGCATGAAGGCAAGTTCTACGCTCTTCCCCAGAGTCCTCAACTATACAAACAGATATTGATGGTTTCTGGAGTTGACAGGTATTTTCAACTCGCCCGTTGCCTTAGAGACGAGGACCTGAGGGCGGACAGGCAGCCCGAGCACACTCAGATCGATATCGAGATGAGTTTCATATCGGAGGATGATATCTTTGCACTTGCCGAGATACTCGTAAGGGATGTCTTCTCGAAGACTATGGGGGTTGAACTCGAGATCCCCTTCGCGAGAATAGACTATGACGAAGCCATGGTGAGGTACGGTACGGATAAACCAGACCTGAGGTTCGACCTGGAAATATCGGATTGTAGCGACATGTTCAGGGAAAGTGAGTTCAATGCTTTCAGTTCCGTAATAGAGGATGGAGGAGTGGTCAGGGCTATTTCCTTCGAAAAAGGTGTAGATTTCTCCAACAGTCAGATCAAGAAACTTGAAAAATCCGTAAAGGAGACGGGGGCCAGAGGACTGGCATGGATCAAACTCGGGCGCGACAGTGTAGACT
- the hisS gene encoding histidine--tRNA ligase, translating into MRFKKPRGTQDFYGETMARWAGIESRLADLAKRYGYSEIRTPIFEMSELFVRAVGEGSDIVSKEMYAFEDKKGRAMTLRPENTAPVMRAFLENGLHRSGGITRFFYIGPMFRYDRPQAGRYRQFHQFGIEALGSSNPAIDAEVIEISLEVYRLFGFEGLEVSLNTVGCPVCRPGFRKILVSALEGLKGELCVDCSERALTNPMRIFDCKECVEVKKKLPVITDHLCVECEDHFKQLQRILTDIGIDFVLDPLLVRGLDYYTRTAFEILHPELGGQNALCGGGRYDGLARDCGGGDVPAIGFSSGIERLLENLPEKALDELSQKPPDAFFIVADESAISRVMELAGRLRQEGFHVVCELSGRAMKKQMKTASEAGARYSVFIGQDELEKEKATIKNMETGEQMEVSMDGLADILG; encoded by the coding sequence GACTCCGATATTTGAGATGTCGGAATTATTTGTCCGGGCTGTTGGTGAGGGAAGCGATATAGTCTCAAAGGAAATGTATGCGTTTGAGGATAAGAAGGGGAGGGCCATGACCCTCAGACCCGAGAACACAGCCCCAGTGATGAGAGCCTTTCTGGAGAATGGACTCCACCGCAGTGGAGGGATAACCCGTTTCTTCTACATCGGGCCGATGTTCAGATATGACAGGCCCCAGGCTGGAAGGTATCGCCAGTTTCACCAGTTTGGTATCGAAGCTCTCGGAAGCTCGAATCCGGCTATCGATGCTGAAGTGATAGAGATAAGCCTGGAAGTGTACAGGCTGTTCGGATTCGAGGGGTTGGAAGTCTCGTTGAACACAGTCGGCTGTCCTGTCTGCAGGCCGGGATTCCGAAAGATCCTTGTCAGTGCGCTGGAAGGACTCAAGGGTGAACTCTGTGTTGATTGCAGCGAAAGGGCATTGACAAATCCCATGAGGATATTTGACTGCAAGGAATGTGTCGAAGTGAAAAAGAAGCTCCCTGTGATAACCGATCATCTTTGTGTGGAGTGTGAAGACCATTTCAAGCAACTGCAGAGGATTTTGACTGATATTGGAATCGATTTCGTCCTTGACCCTCTCCTGGTCAGGGGTTTGGATTACTATACGAGGACTGCTTTTGAGATCCTTCATCCGGAGTTGGGCGGACAGAACGCTTTATGTGGAGGAGGACGCTATGACGGGCTTGCCAGAGATTGCGGGGGAGGAGATGTTCCAGCAATCGGGTTTTCGTCCGGCATCGAAAGGCTTCTTGAGAATCTCCCGGAGAAGGCCCTGGATGAACTTTCACAGAAACCACCAGACGCGTTCTTCATAGTCGCCGACGAATCGGCGATCTCGAGGGTGATGGAACTGGCTGGCAGGCTGCGCCAGGAAGGTTTTCATGTAGTCTGCGAACTTTCAGGGCGGGCGATGAAGAAACAGATGAAGACCGCGTCTGAAGCCGGGGCCCGCTACTCGGTGTTCATAGGTCAGGATGAACTTGAAAAAGAAAAAGCGACGATAAAGAATATGGAAACAGGTGAGCAGATGGAAGTGTCGATGGACGGGCTCGCCGATATCCTAGGATGA